The Flammeovirgaceae bacterium genome contains a region encoding:
- a CDS encoding PIN domain protein — MIQRIYIDTSVVGGFFDDEFKEPTQRLFKRLEDNEVKFIISDLLELELIQAPKHVNELLLNYPTDRFERIELTEEIMNLADRYIIEKVVGRTSLEDCRHIALATVNRVDVLASWNFKHIVNLDRIKGYNSVNLRLGYPTIEIRTPQELVRYGD, encoded by the coding sequence ATGATCCAGAGAATTTATATTGACACATCAGTTGTAGGTGGATTTTTTGATGATGAATTCAAAGAACCGACTCAACGACTTTTTAAGAGACTTGAGGACAATGAAGTTAAATTCATAATATCTGACCTATTGGAATTAGAACTAATTCAGGCCCCAAAACACGTTAATGAGTTACTGTTAAACTATCCAACCGACAGATTTGAAAGAATTGAATTGACTGAAGAAATTATGAATCTGGCCGACAGGTACATTATTGAGAAAGTTGTTGGGCGGACAAGTCTGGAAGATTGCCGACATATTGCCCTGGCGACAGTAAATCGAGTAGATGTACTAGCTAGCTGGAACTTTAAACACATTGTTAACCTTGATAGAATAAAAGGGTATAATTCAGTAAATTTGAGACTGGGTTACCCGACAATTGAGATAAGGACACCACAAGAATTAGTGAGATATGGAGACTAA
- a CDS encoding Crp/Fnr family transcriptional regulator, with protein MPNFLQKKRKLIPVKLLEEYKARLVKVRKDQVLFEEGNPAADYFQVEEGQVRMYILNHEGQEFTQGIFHAGESFGEPPLLGNFAYPATAIALTPGKVWRLPKADFLQLLKNNFELHLKLDHVLCNRLQYKSMILTEISSHTPEHRLTTILNYLKSKLTPEGDGQPIIIPYTRQQLADMTSLRVETVIRTIKKMEGKGKIKLQGHKILF; from the coding sequence ATGCCTAATTTTCTCCAGAAAAAGAGAAAGTTGATACCCGTAAAACTTCTGGAGGAGTACAAGGCGCGGCTCGTTAAGGTACGTAAGGACCAGGTGTTGTTTGAAGAAGGCAACCCGGCTGCCGACTATTTCCAGGTGGAAGAAGGCCAGGTGCGCATGTACATTCTCAACCACGAAGGCCAGGAGTTTACGCAGGGCATTTTCCATGCAGGCGAAAGCTTTGGCGAGCCTCCCCTGCTGGGCAATTTTGCCTACCCGGCAACGGCCATTGCCCTTACACCCGGCAAGGTGTGGCGGCTACCTAAAGCTGACTTCCTTCAACTGCTTAAAAATAATTTTGAACTGCACCTGAAACTGGACCATGTACTGTGCAACCGGCTACAGTATAAGTCAATGATCCTGACCGAAATTTCCTCGCACACGCCCGAACACCGCCTTACCACAATATTAAACTACCTGAAATCGAAACTCACACCCGAAGGCGATGGCCAGCCGATTATTATCCCGTACACCCGCCAGCAACTGGCCGACATGACCAGCTTGCGCGTGGAAACGGTAATACGGACGATCAAAAAGATGGAGGGCAAGGGAAAGATTAAACTACAGGGGCATAAGATTTTGTTTTGA